A single window of Montipora capricornis isolate CH-2021 chromosome 14, ASM3666992v2, whole genome shotgun sequence DNA harbors:
- the LOC138031494 gene encoding uncharacterized protein: MANGDSSFHTMHACSLLAELEAAIHHLPEESKNFIRNSTATILHKARPPSHKNLNAYERKALQDLKKDETRILMKADKGNCFVVLDKSDYDSKMDSLLSDLIPLNRKLHSTDAIPPAIRGSIKHHKQGNPVRPIVSFIGSALYNTSKFLTDILSPLQNSNGFSVPNSAKFAEEISNVDIQDDEVMLSFDVVSLFTAIPVDKACDYISNKLLKDNSLPSRTSLDSNEIISLLKFILSNNYFIYDDKIYKQIHGCAMGSPVSAVVANLCMEAIEEMAINTSEVQPKVWKRYVDDSFCIIKRDAVNSFHTTLNSIDPHISFTIEEESDQQIGFLDTLVSRKDNTITIDVYRKKGTHTDRYLDFSPHHDKRHKISTAETLLHREIKLPSTPQGKNTEINHVFDALQANNYPSFVISNILKRKFSKPPTHATPSPEELVGMFFKWFAPQENPNGFAVLPFINGVTQPLTRILRRHDIRVVNKPLKTLQQEFLSPKFRPAIEHQPNVVYKIPCADCDWCYIGETGRCFKTRKKEHVRNVKTCANGSNIAKHAWSFGHRIDFSHSRVIDKGSFRVRKTLEAWHTSSTKHADNNFKPIPNQYKILFKQ; this comes from the exons ATGGCAAATGGAGACTCTAGCTTTCATACAATGCATGCTTGCTCGTTGCTTGCTGAACTAGAAGCCGCGATTCACCATCTACCAGAAGAATCGAAGAATTTCATTCGTAACTCCACGGCTACGATTCTTCACAAAGCAAGACCACCTTCCCATAAGAACCTCAATGCTTATGAAAGAAAAGCCcttcaagatttaaaaaaagatgagACCAGGATTTTAATGAAAGCTGATAAAGGAAACTGTTTTGTTGTCCTGGATAAAAGTGATTACGACAGTAAAATGGACTCTCTACTTAGTGACC TGATTCCACTTAACCGGAAACTCCACTCCACTGATGCCATACCACCAGCCATTCGTGGATCAATCAAACaccacaaacaaggaaaccctGTTAGACCCATTGTTTCATTCATTGGCTCAGCTCTCTACAATACTTCCAAGTTTCTTACCGACATCTTGTCACCTTTACAAAACAGTAATGGTTTCTCTGTTCCTAACTCTGCCAAGTTTGCTGAAGAAATCTCTAACGTTGACATCCAGGATGACGAAGTTATGCTATCCTTCGACGTGGTATCACTATTTACAGCTATTCCTGTAGACAAAGCCTGTGATTACATAAGCAACAAACTACTTAAGGACAACTCACTTCCTTCACGCACGAGCTTAGACAGTAATGAAATCATTTCTCTGTTGAAATTTATCTTATCTAACAATTACTTTATTTATGATGATAAGATATACAAACAGATCCATGGTTGCGCGATGGGTAGCCCCGTCAGCGCTGTGGTGGCGAACTTGTGCATGGAAGCGATCGAAGAAATGGCCATTAACACGTCTGAAGTACAACCTAAAGTATGGAAACGCTACGTGGATGATAGCTTCTGCATCATCAAAAGAGATGCTGTTAACTCTTTTCATACTACACTTAATTCTATCGATCCACACATCTCATTCACTATTGAAGAGGAATCTGACCAACAGATCGGCTTCTTGGATACTTTGGTTTCTCGCAAGGATAACACGATCACTATTGATGTTTACCGTAAAAAAGGAACTCACACGGAcagatatttagacttttctcCTCACCACGACAAACGCCACAAGATCAGCACAGCTGAAACCCTCCTACACCGCGAAATTAAACTCCCAAGTACACCGCAAGGGAAAAATACCGAAATCAATCACGTCTTTGATGCTCTACAAGCCAACAACTATCCCTCCTTTGTTATTTCCAATATCTTAAAgcggaaattttccaaaccacCCACACATGCCACCCCTTCACCTGAAGAATTGGttggcatgttttttaaatggtttgcgcctcaagagaaccctaacggttttgctgtccttccttttatcaatggtgttacgcaacccctaacaagaattcttcgaagacacgatatccgagttgtaaataagcccctcaagactttacaacaagaattcctttctcctaaattcagaccagctattgaacaccaacccaacgtggtttataaaataccctgtgccgattgtgattggtgttatataggtgaaactggccgttgctttaaaacccgcaagaaagaacacgttaggaatgtaaaaacatgtgccaatgggtcaaacattgcgaaacatgcgtggtctttcggtcatcgcattgatttcagtcattctcgagttatcgacaaaggctcttttcgtgttaggaaaactctagaggcctggcacacctcttctaccaagcatgctgacaataactttaagccgattcctaatcagtataaaattctttttaaacaatag